AGCGCCGCGTCGTAAAGCCGGTAGTTGACGTACTCGACCGCCACGACGCCCAGCGTGCCGACCGCCGCGACCAGCGCCGGCGGGTAGACCCTCCCGAAGACCATGAGCACCGGCTCGTAGCCTACCGGGAGGAACATCGAATAGGGGCCGTTGGTGAAGAGCGCGAGCGAAAAGAGGGCCGCCAGCTCGCTCAGCGCGGGCACGAACGACGACACGAGGATGCCGACGAGCGCCACCAGGCCGCTCGCCCACAGGAGGCTATCCCAAGCGGCGGGGGCGATCCGCCGGCAAGCCAGCGCGATGGGTCTCGAATACAACCAGGGCTCCGGGTTCGATTCGGAGCCCAAGGTGGCATCAGGGGGTCAAGAGGGAATCAAGAGTGACGGGTCTATCTCAGCGCTTGAACTACCTGCAACCGCGCCGCCCGCCAGGCCGGGAAGAACCCGCCCACGAGCCCCATCACGACCGCGAAGATGACGCCGGACAGGAGGAGCCCCGGCGTCACGCGGAACGCGAAGGCGACGTCGCTGAAGGAGTTCCAGTTGGTCGTGCTGGTCACGATCCCGTTGATCGGCAGCGCCATGATGCCGCCGGCCACCCCGCCGATGAAAGCGATCGCCGCCGACTCGGTGAGGAACGAGGCGAGGACGCTGCGAGGATGGAAGCCGAGGGTGAGGAGCACGGCGATCTCGGGCGTCCGCGAGGAGACGGCCGCGTACATGGTGTTCACCGCGCCGAACACCGCGCCGACCGCCATGATGCTGGTGATCATGACCGCCAGGAAGGTCAGGATGCGCGTCAACATCGTGGACTGGTTGAGGTAGAACTCCGACTCACGCTGCGCCTGCACCGTGAGCCGCTGGTCGCCTTCCAGCGCGCGCTTGACCTCGGGGAACGCCGCCCGCTCCTTGAGCCGGAAGATCACGGACTGGAAGACCTCGCCCCGGAACACCGGCATGAACTGCTCGTTCTCCCCCCAGATCTCCGACTCGAGCGCCGAGCCGCCGGCGGTGAAGTGGCCCACCACCACCCAGTTCCGGTTGGCGAACCGCATCGTGTCGCCGATAGCGGTGTTCGCGAAACGAGACACGGTCTTCTGGCCGAGGATGATCTCGTTCTGCCCCGACTGGAACGCGCGCCCTTCGACGATCCGGATGTTTCGCACCGCGAAAGCCTGCTCGTTCACGCCCCGCGCCACGACGTTGTTGAGCCCCTCGCCCACGGCCCGCGGGATGTTTATCAGGACGAACACTTCCGGGCTCACCAGCGGACGGCTGGAGGCGTCGGTCGCCACTCGCGGGTCGGACGCGATGAGGCGCGCGCTCTCCCGCGAGATCCCGCTCGACAGCTCGCTGTCAGCGCCGCGGCGGAGCACCATGACGTTGTCCGGCGAGCCGGTCCGCGCCAGCGCGGAGCGGAAGCCGTTGGCCAGGGCCAGCATCGCGACGAAGACCGCGACCACGAGCGCCACGCCCAGCGCCGTCATCACCGTCGACACCGGCCGCTGGCGGATGCTCCGCAGGTTGTAGAGGAGCGGGATCTTCATTCGACGTGCCTGAGCGCCTGCACGATCGGCAGCCGGTATGCGCGCAGCGCGGGCACCAGCCCGCTCGCGATCGCCAGCACCACGGTGATGCCGAGGCCGATGGCGAGCGTCGCCGGCGTCACGTCGAAGCCGGGCAGGAACCCGAACCCGTTGAACTCCGACGTACTGTACAGCAGTTTCGCCCCACCCAGGCCGAGGGTCGCGCCGATGCCCGTGACGAGGCCGGCCTCGAGCATCACGAGAACGAAGAGGGTGCGGTCGGTGAAGCCGATCGTCTTGAGCACCGCGACCTCACCGGTGCGCTCGCGCGCCGTCATCATCATCGCGTTGGCCGTCACCATCAGGATGGCGAACACCACGGCCATTCCGATCGAGTTCATCAGGAACTGCACGTTTCCCCACATCGTCACGAAGCCGGCGGTGAACGCCTTCTCCGTGCCCGTCTTGGTGGGATCGCTCGAGTTCCGGAAGGTCTCGTCGATGGTGTGCGCGACCTGGGGGGCGAGCGACGGGTCGCTCAGCTGGAGGATGTACCAGCCGGGCGAGATCCGGTGCTCGGTCCGCTCGTAGAGATAGTCGTACTGGAACATGAACGACCGGTCGTCGATCGCCCGGTTGCTGGGCGTGTACACGCCGCGGATTGTGAACGTCCAGTCGCCCGGGAAGATCGTGCCTCGGATGGTGACGTTCTGGCCGATCTGCCAACCGAACTGCTCCATCAGCCCCTTCCCCACGATGGCGGCGGTGCGCTCGTGCATGAACGCTTCTTTCTGGTCGGGCGCCACGATCAGCTCGGGATAGATCCGGAAGTACGACTCGGGATCGATCGCGAACTGCGCGAAGAACACCCGCCCGTCGCCATACTGCCCGCCGAACCAGTTCGCCCACGTGACGTCCGTGACGCCCGGAACGGCGGCCAGGCGCTCGCGGTAGCTCATCGGGAGCACGAAGACGATGGCAGTCGCGTGCTGGACCACCATGCGCGAGGCGCTGGCGACCTCGGTGCCGGCGTTCAGGGTCGTCACCACCGACCGGAGCGAAGCGAACAGGAACATCGCCAGCGCCACGCCGAGCGTGGTGAGGAGCGTGCGCAGCTTGTGGCGGGTGAGGTTGGCGAAGACCAGCGGGAGCAGCTTCATGGCGCCAGCACCCCTTTCTCCAAGTGCAGCACCTGCTTGGCCTTCTCGGCCGCGTGCGCATCGTGAGTCACCATGACGATCGACTTGTGGAACTCGTCGTTCAGACGCTCTAGCAGCGTCAGCACCTCCTGCGCCGACTTCCTGTCGAGCTGGCCCGTAGGCTCGTCGAGGAGGATGAGCGTCGGGTCGGACACGATCGCCCGCGCGATCGCGGTCCGCTGCTCCTCTCCGCCGGAGAGCTGGCGCGGGTAGTGGTCCATGCGGTCCTCCAGCCCCACCACGCCGAGCGCGATCTTTACCCGCTCCCCGCGCTCCTTCTTCGAGAGCGAGGTGAGGAGCAACGGCAGCTCCACATTCTGATAAGCGGTGAGCACCGGCAGGAGGTTGTACGACTGGAAGACGAAGCCGATGTGCCGGGCGCGCCACGCGGCGAGTTGCCCCGACGACATCGCGCTGACCTCCGCGCCCGCCACCACGACCGTGCCCTGGGTCGGCCTGTCGAGCCCGGCCAGCAGGTTGAGCAGCGTGGACTTGCCGCTGCCCGACGGCCCCATGAGTGCGGTGAAGCTCCCGGCCTCGAAGTCGAGCGTCAGTCCCTCGAAAACCGAGACTTCCTGGCTGTCGCGGTGGAAGACCTTGTGGACGTCGCGAAGCTGTACCAAGGACATGTTGTACTCAAGCTGAGGTTGAGGGCTGCCTGGGCCAACGGCTAGCGGCCAACGGCCAACGGCTAACGGCTTCCAGCTAACGGCTCGATTGTCACCCTCTGGCCGGCGCGCAGCCCCTCCGGCCCGCCGACGACGATCACTTCGCCGCCCGCGAGGCCGGAGCGGATCTCGCGTAAGCCGCCGCTCACCGGGCCCGCCTGCACCTCGTGGGTCTCGATCCGGCCCTGGCGCACCAGCCACACTACCGTTTTCCCGCCCTCGGCGCGCACGGCGGCAGCCGGCACGACGACCCGAGGAGGCGCGGCCCGGGCCGCCTCGGCGGTCACGGCATCCTCGAGGAACTCCACTCTCGCGCCCATCTCCGGCAGGATGCGCGGATCGTGGTCGAGTATCGACACCTTGACCTGCACCGTGGCTCGCTGCCGGTCGGCGGTGGGGACGACCTGGCGCGCGGTCCCCCGGAACGCCGTGTCCGGATACGCGTCGAGCGTGATGCGCGCATCCTGCCCGCTCCGCACCCGCGCGATGTACGCCTCGTTCACGTCCACTTCGACTTCGAGCGTACGGAGGTCGGCCATGGTGACCACGGCGCCGCGCGTCAGGCCACCACCCACCGACGGCGCGACCACCTCGCCCACTTCCGCTTCCTTCCGGAGCACCGTGCCCGTGAAGGGCGCTCGTATGACAGTGTTATCCAGACTCGCCTGCGCGAGACGCAACCCGGCTTCGGACGCATGGACCCGCGAGGCCTGGGCCCGGAAGCGCGCTTCTGCC
The DNA window shown above is from Gemmatimonadales bacterium and carries:
- a CDS encoding ABC transporter permease, with product MKIPLLYNLRSIRQRPVSTVMTALGVALVVAVFVAMLALANGFRSALARTGSPDNVMVLRRGADSELSSGISRESARLIASDPRVATDASSRPLVSPEVFVLINIPRAVGEGLNNVVARGVNEQAFAVRNIRIVEGRAFQSGQNEIILGQKTVSRFANTAIGDTMRFANRNWVVVGHFTAGGSALESEIWGENEQFMPVFRGEVFQSVIFRLKERAAFPEVKRALEGDQRLTVQAQRESEFYLNQSTMLTRILTFLAVMITSIMAVGAVFGAVNTMYAAVSSRTPEIAVLLTLGFHPRSVLASFLTESAAIAFIGGVAGGIMALPINGIVTSTTNWNSFSDVAFAFRVTPGLLLSGVIFAVVMGLVGGFFPAWRAARLQVVQALR
- a CDS encoding efflux RND transporter periplasmic adaptor subunit, which encodes MTGAAHDLSRLKINRDAPPAGVRRAFRTTLILAAVAMVVVTGAVLVIRRGSTVPVQVVTATLSGGGASAGAGRGVSVVANGYVVARTKASVAAKIPGRLAFLGVSEGSNVRGGQIIARLENAEYTASVAEAEANLATARATLIEAESDRDQLQREARRARDLRTQNPNLVSQQDVEGAESRAAQAEARFRAQASRVHASEAGLRLAQASLDNTVIRAPFTGTVLRKEAEVGEVVAPSVGGGLTRGAVVTMADLRTLEVEVDVNEAYIARVRSGQDARITLDAYPDTAFRGTARQVVPTADRQRATVQVKVSILDHDPRILPEMGARVEFLEDAVTAEAARAAPPRVVVPAAAVRAEGGKTVVWLVRQGRIETHEVQAGPVSGGLREIRSGLAGGEVIVVGGPEGLRAGQRVTIEPLAGSR
- a CDS encoding ABC transporter ATP-binding protein, translating into MSLVQLRDVHKVFHRDSQEVSVFEGLTLDFEAGSFTALMGPSGSGKSTLLNLLAGLDRPTQGTVVVAGAEVSAMSSGQLAAWRARHIGFVFQSYNLLPVLTAYQNVELPLLLTSLSKKERGERVKIALGVVGLEDRMDHYPRQLSGGEEQRTAIARAIVSDPTLILLDEPTGQLDRKSAQEVLTLLERLNDEFHKSIVMVTHDAHAAEKAKQVLHLEKGVLAP
- a CDS encoding ABC transporter permease — encoded protein: MKLLPLVFANLTRHKLRTLLTTLGVALAMFLFASLRSVVTTLNAGTEVASASRMVVQHATAIVFVLPMSYRERLAAVPGVTDVTWANWFGGQYGDGRVFFAQFAIDPESYFRIYPELIVAPDQKEAFMHERTAAIVGKGLMEQFGWQIGQNVTIRGTIFPGDWTFTIRGVYTPSNRAIDDRSFMFQYDYLYERTEHRISPGWYILQLSDPSLAPQVAHTIDETFRNSSDPTKTGTEKAFTAGFVTMWGNVQFLMNSIGMAVVFAILMVTANAMMMTARERTGEVAVLKTIGFTDRTLFVLVMLEAGLVTGIGATLGLGGAKLLYSTSEFNGFGFLPGFDVTPATLAIGLGITVVLAIASGLVPALRAYRLPIVQALRHVE